A genomic stretch from Taeniopygia guttata chromosome 9, bTaeGut7.mat, whole genome shotgun sequence includes:
- the CHST2 gene encoding carbohydrate sulfotransferase 2: MKVCRRKALALCLGYALLLLLAALNLLEYKWRREPRRCGEPPAAPRHHPPPPPPPAGSRGPAGARRQLVYVFTTWRSGSSFFGELFNQNPEVFFLYEPVWHVWQKLYPGDAVSLQGAARDMLSSLYRCDLSVFQLYSTAGAGKNLTTLGIFGAATNKVICSSPLCPAYRKEVVGMVDDRVCKKCPPQRLSRFQEECHKYHTLVIKGVRVFDLAVLAPLMRDPTLDLKVIHLVRDPRAVASSRIKSRHGLIRESLQVVRSRDPHIHRMPFLDAGHKLGGKKEGAGGSDYHALGAMEVICSSMAKTLQTALHPPDWLQGNYMAVRYEDLVVEPIKTLRQVYGFVNLAVSPEMEKFALNMTSGPGYSSKPFVVSARNATQALSAWRTALSYQQIKQVEEYCQQPMALLGYERVGSPEEVKDLSRTLLRKPRL; encoded by the coding sequence ATGAAAGTGTGCCGGCGGAAGGCGCTGGCGCTGTGCCTGGGCTacgcgctgctgctgctgctcgcCGCGCTCAACCTGCTGGAGTACAAGTGGCGgcgggagccgcggcgctgcgggGAGCCCCCGGCAGCCCCCCGCCACcaccccccgccgccgccgccaccggccGGGAGCCGCGGCCCGGCGGGCGCCCGGCGGCAGCTGGTCTATGTCTTCACCACCTGGCGCTCGGGCTCGTCCTTCTTCGGGGAGCTCTTCAACCAGAACCCCGAGGTCTTTTTCCTCTACGAGCCGGTGTGGCACGTCTGGCAGAAGCTGTACCCCGGTGACGCCGTCTCGCTGCAAGGGGCGGCCCGCGACATGCTGAGCTCCCTGTACCGATGCGACCTCTCCGTCTTCCAGCTCTACAGCACGGCGGGCGCCGGCAAGAACCTCACCACGCTCGGCATCTTCGGGGCGGCCACCAACAAGGTCATCTGCTCGTCGCCCCTCTGCCCGGCCTATCGCAAGGAGGTGGTGGGGATGGTGGACGACCGGGTGTGCAAAAAGTGTCCCCCGCAGCGCCTCAGCCGCTTCCAGGAGGAGTGCCACAAGTACCACACGCTGGTCATCAAGGGCGTGCGTGTCTTTGACCTGGCCGTCCTGGCCCCGCTCATGCGGGACCCGACCCTGGACCTCAAAGTCATCCATCTGGTGCGGGACCCCCGCGCCGTCGCCAGCTCCCGCATCAAGTCCCGGCACGGCCTCATCCGGGAGAGCCTCCAGGTGGTGAGGAGCCGGGACCCCCACATCCACCGCATGCCCTTCCTTGATGCTGGCCACAAGCTGGGCGGGAAGAAGGAGGGGGCGGGCGGCTCGGACTACCATGCCCTGGGTGCCATGGAGGTCATCTGCAGCAGCATGGCCAAGACCCTGCAGACTGCTCTGCACCCCCCTGACTGGCTCCAGGGCAATTACATGGCCGTGCGCTACGAGGACCTGGTGGTGGAGCCCATCAAGACCCTGCGGCAGGTGTACGGCTTTGTGAACCTGGCAGTCAGCCCGGAGATGGAGAAGTTCGCCCTCAACATGACCAGTGGCCCCGGCTACTCCTCCAAGCCGTTCGTGGTGTCGGCCCGGAACGCCACCCAGGCGCTGAGTGCCTGGAGGACTGCGCTCAGCTACCAGCAGATCAAGCAGGTCGAGGAGTACTGCCAGCAGCCCATGGCCCTGCTGGGCTACGAGCGGGTGGGCAGCCCCGAGGAGGTGAAGGACCTCAGCAGAACGTTGCTCAGGAAGCCGCGGCTGTGA